The Jiangella sp. DSM 45060 genome contains the following window.
GTCAACGGGTTCAGCGACGGCCAGTCCGCGCACTACGCCGCCTGCAACAACGACGGCACGCTGACCGGCGACGGTGTCAACCTGCTGAACAACGCCTGCGCCGCGCCGTGGCTGTGGCAGGGTCCGATCAACGCGGTGCTGGGCTCGCAGTCGGCCCACTACACCGCCTGCAGCGGCGCCGACGCGCCGTCGACGGACCTCCTCAGCAGCCTCGTCTCGGGCGAGGGTGACGGTGGCAGCATCGACATCCTCAACGACGCGTGCGGCGCGCCGTGGCTGTGGCAGGGCCCGCTGAACGCGCTGATCGGCAGCCAGGAGGCCTACTACCAGGCCTGCGACTACCGCGCAGAGGCGGAGACCGAGGTCGACGGCACTGAGGTCGACGGGACCGAGGTCGACGGGACCGAGGTCGACGGGACCGAGGTCGACGGCACTGAGGTCGACGGCACTGAGGTCGACGGCACTGAGGTCGACGGCACTGAGGTCGACGGCACTGAGGTCGACGGCACTGAGGTCGACGGGACCGAGGTCGACGGCACTGAGGTCGACGGCACTGAGGTCGACGGCACTGAGGTCGACGGGACCGAGGTCGACGGGACCGAGGTCGACGGGACCGAGGTCGACGGCACTGAGGTCGACGGCACTGAGGTCGACGGCACTGAGGTCGACGGCACTGAGGTCGACGGCACCGAGACCGACGGCACCGAGACCGACGGCTCGGAGGACGGTGCCGCTGACGGTGCCGCCGACGGCTCCGGCGACGGCGAGGCGCTGCCGGACACCGGCGCGTCGAGCCAGCTGCTGGTCGTCGGCGCCGGCCTGCTGCTCGCCGGTGCGGCCGCCGCGTTCGCGGTGAACCGCCGCCAGGTCCAGCAGTAGCGGCAACTCCCCTGCAGAGGCCGCCGGCCCGGATGACGACGTCCGGGCTCGGCGGCCTCTTGCTGTACGGCGTCAGCGCGCCGCGATGGCCGGGTGCAGCACCAGCGC
Protein-coding sequences here:
- a CDS encoding pentapeptide repeat-containing protein; the protein is MARRAGVRQRLAVAGAVGGTVSGTVLRAVGLGAVGLGAVDLSAVDLSAVDLSAVDLSAVDLGPVDLGPVDLGPVDLSAVDLSAVDLSAVDLGPVDLSAVDLSAVDLSAVDLSAVDLSAVDLSAVDLGPVDLGPVDLGPVDLSAVDLGLRLCAVVAGLVVGLLAADQRVQRALPQPRRAARVVEDVDAATVTLARDEAAEEVRRRRVGAAAGGVVGRLRAQHRVDRTLPQPRRGAGVVQQVDTVAGQRAVVVAGGVVRGLAVAEPVDRALPQPRQRTDVVADVEAVTVGGAVAVARDVGGLLALDEHVRRALPQPRQRARAVEHVDAVAVRGLLGVADHVVGGLVLRRAVRRTLPEPGRRAGVIEDVDAIAVRVGAVVQDVDPVTDGDAGVAVAGLVVGLLAAHEDVERALPEPGQRADAVAHLDVTEAEVVEQAVGLFDTGDLVGELNPLALLGRGRRHAQGETGGERSAGHNGATQHCLQHNSPQIIRKVFPRQPVFWVPAREYI
- a CDS encoding LPXTG cell wall anchor domain-containing protein, which encodes MPDTGASSQLLVVGAGLLLAGAAAAFAVNRRQVQQ